From Streptomyces sp. NBC_00690, a single genomic window includes:
- a CDS encoding ABC transporter permease has product MTKLLEAPHAARTAGPPGPAAPRTRPPITQRLRTPALYALSLSLAFGIAGLLVAVVGKSPVDAAVAMYEGSLGSGSSVGQSIDQAAPLLMVAIGSVIAARAGIFNIGQEGQLVIGAAVGASVGLFMPGPGWFVLTMILLCAAIGGALWASIAAVLYYWRGVDVVIATLLLIFVANQVVSFAVNRPYLLREQAVPGQTTASQSDMLRESVWLPRFGEYPGFNIGAGIFIAALLAVGVYLALTRSRWGFRIRLLGLNAKTAHRAGVGAVVVGGGALLASGAFAGLAGGAMLTGSGYRIQDGFADNVGFDGLLVALVAKDNPLRAIPVALFFGALRAGGGFLASTGIPRYIVAVVTALLVLAVVFPTAFAEIQRRRVARTTDA; this is encoded by the coding sequence ATGACCAAGCTCCTTGAGGCCCCGCATGCCGCCCGCACCGCGGGGCCCCCGGGCCCCGCGGCACCCCGGACCCGGCCGCCGATCACCCAGCGACTGCGGACCCCGGCCCTCTACGCACTCTCCCTCTCCCTGGCCTTCGGCATCGCCGGACTCCTCGTCGCCGTCGTCGGCAAGTCCCCGGTGGACGCGGCCGTCGCCATGTACGAGGGCAGCCTCGGCAGCGGCTCCTCGGTCGGCCAGAGCATCGACCAGGCCGCGCCCCTGCTGATGGTCGCCATCGGATCGGTGATCGCCGCCCGGGCCGGCATCTTCAACATCGGCCAGGAAGGACAGTTGGTCATCGGGGCCGCCGTCGGCGCCTCGGTGGGACTGTTCATGCCCGGCCCCGGCTGGTTCGTCCTGACGATGATCCTGCTCTGCGCCGCGATCGGCGGCGCGCTGTGGGCCTCCATCGCCGCAGTCCTCTACTACTGGCGCGGCGTCGACGTCGTCATCGCCACCCTGTTGTTGATCTTCGTCGCCAACCAGGTCGTCTCCTTCGCCGTCAACCGGCCCTACCTCCTGCGCGAGCAGGCCGTCCCCGGCCAGACCACCGCCTCCCAGTCCGACATGCTCCGCGAGTCGGTCTGGCTGCCCCGCTTCGGCGAGTACCCCGGCTTCAACATCGGCGCCGGCATCTTCATCGCCGCCCTGCTGGCCGTCGGCGTCTACCTCGCCCTGACCCGCAGCCGCTGGGGCTTCCGCATCCGACTGCTGGGCCTCAACGCCAAGACCGCCCACCGGGCCGGCGTCGGCGCAGTGGTCGTCGGCGGTGGCGCGCTCCTCGCATCCGGTGCGTTCGCGGGACTCGCGGGCGGCGCCATGCTCACCGGCAGCGGCTACCGCATCCAGGACGGCTTCGCCGACAACGTGGGCTTCGACGGACTCCTCGTCGCCCTCGTCGCGAAGGACAACCCGCTCCGCGCCATTCCCGTCGCACTGTTCTTCGGCGCACTGCGCGCCGGTGGCGGATTCCTCGCCTCCACCGGCATCCCCCGCTACATCGTCGCCGTGGTCACGGCCCTACTCGTCCTCGCCGTCGTCTTCCCCACGGCCTTCGCCGAGATCCAGCGGCGCCGAGTCGCCCGTACCACGGACGCCTGA
- a CDS encoding ABC transporter ATP-binding protein has protein sequence MTPSPASSSPIAPALTTEGTAETDTPVLQMVGISKSFGPVCACGDVDLNVAAGEIHGLLGENGAGKSTLMKVLLGLVTPDAGQIVLRGKPEVISDPLTAAARGIAMVHQHFSLVGRLTVWENIALGDRGGVDRDQIRTVVREVGERYGLAVDPDARVEDLSTGERQRVEIVKCLRRNPDVLVLDEPTSVLTLEESRDLFTVLRRVVADEGKAVILISHKLDEIIHATDKVTIMRQGRVVGRRVTAETDERALAREMVGRELSKWTAATAVGVMDALIEPGQTEPVSGPQLEVAQEPTTADEPSASEPPATPDSVPEGSVAADPSGGTPAATTLDPQPTGVLLRIKDAHAVSPEKIPLLRGLSLELRAGEILGIAGVEGNGQAAVGDLFSSLLPLTSGTVEVNGAAVAAGRAGAMHAAGVGVIPEDRHASGCVLDMSVAENLVLADLQGISKRGFLSRGRLNERARALIEEFEIATPSPDTPMRLLSGGNQQKVVLARELSARPRVLVAAQPTRGLDIGAIEYMTERLHEAAKSGIAVLLLSTELSEILTLSHRIAVIHRGTIVGEMNRSDVDVERLGMMMGGQHA, from the coding sequence ATGACGCCGTCGCCGGCAAGCAGTAGCCCCATCGCACCGGCCCTCACCACGGAGGGCACGGCGGAGACGGACACCCCCGTCCTCCAGATGGTCGGCATCAGCAAGAGCTTCGGGCCCGTCTGTGCCTGCGGTGACGTCGACCTCAACGTGGCGGCCGGAGAGATCCACGGTCTGCTCGGTGAGAACGGCGCGGGCAAGAGCACCCTGATGAAGGTCCTCCTCGGACTGGTCACCCCCGACGCCGGGCAGATCGTCCTGCGCGGCAAGCCCGAGGTGATCTCCGACCCGCTCACCGCAGCGGCCCGCGGGATCGCCATGGTCCACCAGCACTTCAGCCTGGTGGGCAGGCTCACCGTCTGGGAGAACATCGCCCTCGGTGACCGAGGCGGCGTCGACCGGGACCAGATCCGCACCGTCGTCAGGGAAGTCGGCGAACGCTACGGCCTCGCCGTCGACCCGGACGCCAGGGTGGAGGACCTGTCCACCGGCGAACGACAGCGCGTGGAGATCGTCAAGTGCCTGCGCCGGAACCCGGACGTCCTCGTCCTCGACGAGCCGACCTCCGTGCTCACCCTGGAGGAGTCACGGGACCTGTTCACCGTGCTGCGCCGGGTGGTCGCCGACGAGGGCAAGGCGGTGATTCTCATCAGCCACAAGCTCGACGAGATCATCCACGCCACCGACAAGGTCACCATCATGCGGCAGGGCCGGGTGGTGGGCCGCAGGGTCACGGCCGAGACCGACGAACGGGCCCTGGCCCGCGAAATGGTGGGCCGAGAACTGTCCAAGTGGACGGCGGCCACCGCGGTCGGTGTGATGGACGCACTGATCGAGCCGGGCCAGACCGAGCCGGTGAGCGGTCCGCAACTCGAAGTGGCCCAGGAGCCGACGACTGCCGATGAGCCGTCGGCCTCCGAGCCACCGGCAACACCGGATTCAGTACCGGAGGGGTCCGTGGCGGCGGACCCCTCCGGGGGCACCCCTGCCGCGACCACACTGGACCCACAACCCACCGGCGTACTCCTGCGCATCAAGGACGCCCACGCCGTCAGCCCCGAGAAGATCCCGCTGCTGCGCGGACTGAGCCTGGAACTGCGCGCCGGGGAGATCCTGGGCATTGCCGGCGTCGAGGGCAATGGACAGGCCGCTGTGGGCGACCTCTTCTCCAGCCTGCTCCCGCTCACCTCCGGCACCGTCGAGGTCAACGGCGCCGCCGTGGCCGCCGGCCGAGCCGGAGCCATGCACGCCGCCGGTGTCGGAGTCATTCCCGAGGACCGTCACGCCTCCGGTTGCGTCCTCGACATGAGCGTCGCCGAGAACCTCGTCCTCGCCGACCTCCAGGGCATCAGCAAACGCGGCTTCCTCAGCCGCGGTCGACTCAACGAGCGGGCCCGCGCCCTCATCGAGGAGTTCGAGATCGCCACCCCCTCGCCCGACACGCCCATGCGGCTCCTGTCGGGCGGCAACCAACAGAAGGTCGTCCTCGCCCGCGAACTCTCCGCCCGACCCCGGGTGCTGGTCGCGGCCCAGCCGACGCGCGGCCTCGACATCGGTGCCATCGAGTACATGACCGAGCGCCTCCACGAAGCAGCCAAGAGCGGCATCGCCGTACTGCTGCTCTCCACCGAACTCAGCGAGATCCTCACCCTTTCCCACCGGATAGCGGTCATCCACCGCGGAACGATCGTCGGCGAGATGAACCGCTCGGACGTCGACGTCGAGCGCCTCGGCATGATGATGGGAGGCCAGCACGCATGA
- a CDS encoding BMP family ABC transporter substrate-binding protein — translation MKRMLRAVAGLVVVPGLMLTACGDPQTDGPKKEATKAAEKGTKAVTGTQAGTLPKGEPDVNGDGKVVIGVMSPGDTKDKGYYQSFVDESQKFADENGWKLTIVDKINPAAAVQQARNLCRQRVDMVAIGASELKDALSASTEPQCKGVTWYISGGMGVKQTPEFTQSLDFINESLYAAGYAAGLVLKDNGGKKAGYITGPDLDFARAVAKAFRAGIKAVVPDAELIENYTGDFNDSGKANEAANAQLSQGVKVIYPYLGGATDSVTRIANKKGVPALTPGTDRCGDASGVKYAISVVFSPGAYFAGALKDFKAGTLRMGVAREWHLGKDPVPYVKLCEPKGDQEAQLKKLTEDIGSGRLNVDDAVAGKQ, via the coding sequence ATGAAGAGAATGCTGAGAGCCGTCGCAGGACTGGTCGTCGTACCAGGACTGATGCTGACCGCCTGTGGAGACCCCCAGACCGACGGTCCCAAGAAGGAAGCGACCAAGGCTGCCGAGAAGGGCACCAAGGCCGTCACCGGCACCCAGGCCGGCACCCTGCCCAAGGGCGAGCCCGATGTGAACGGTGACGGCAAGGTCGTCATCGGTGTGATGAGCCCCGGCGACACCAAGGACAAGGGCTACTACCAGAGCTTCGTCGACGAATCACAGAAGTTCGCCGACGAGAACGGCTGGAAGCTCACCATCGTCGACAAGATCAACCCGGCCGCCGCGGTGCAGCAGGCACGCAACCTCTGTCGGCAGCGCGTCGACATGGTCGCGATCGGTGCCAGCGAACTCAAGGACGCGCTCTCCGCCTCCACCGAACCCCAGTGCAAGGGCGTCACCTGGTACATCAGCGGTGGCATGGGCGTGAAGCAGACCCCGGAGTTCACCCAGTCGCTCGACTTCATCAACGAGAGCCTCTACGCGGCCGGATACGCGGCCGGACTCGTCCTCAAGGACAACGGCGGTAAGAAGGCCGGCTACATCACCGGCCCCGACCTGGACTTCGCCCGCGCCGTCGCCAAGGCGTTCAGGGCCGGCATCAAGGCCGTCGTCCCGGACGCCGAACTCATCGAGAACTACACCGGTGACTTCAACGACTCCGGCAAGGCCAACGAAGCCGCCAACGCCCAGCTCTCCCAGGGCGTCAAGGTGATCTACCCGTATCTCGGCGGCGCCACCGACTCGGTGACCCGGATCGCGAACAAGAAGGGCGTCCCCGCCCTGACCCCCGGCACCGACCGCTGCGGCGACGCCAGCGGAGTGAAGTACGCGATCTCCGTCGTCTTCAGCCCCGGCGCCTACTTCGCCGGAGCGCTCAAGGACTTCAAGGCGGGCACCCTGCGCATGGGCGTCGCCCGTGAATGGCACCTGGGCAAGGACCCCGTGCCCTACGTCAAGCTCTGCGAGCCGAAGGGCGATCAGGAGGCGCAGCTCAAGAAGCTCACGGAGGACATCGGCAGCGGAAGGCTGAACGTCGATGACGCCGTCGCCGGCAAGCAGTAG
- a CDS encoding VOC family protein: MNIGSLLIGSDNVETMKSWYRSAFSVTENDGGAFPFGAVQLFIEEHSEVAGPNKDAARIIINLDVEDCRVLEAHLLPLDVTWVRKVEQMPFGLIGTLADPDGNYVQIIQWGANPESHKD, encoded by the coding sequence GTGAACATCGGCAGCCTGCTGATCGGTTCGGACAACGTCGAGACGATGAAGTCCTGGTACCGCTCGGCCTTCTCCGTCACCGAGAACGACGGCGGCGCCTTCCCCTTCGGCGCAGTGCAGCTCTTCATCGAAGAGCACAGCGAGGTCGCGGGCCCCAACAAGGACGCCGCCCGGATCATCATCAACCTCGACGTGGAGGACTGCCGCGTCCTGGAGGCGCACCTGCTGCCCCTGGACGTCACCTGGGTCCGCAAGGTGGAGCAGATGCCCTTCGGACTGATCGGCACCCTCGCCGACCCGGACGGCAACTACGTCCAGATCATCCAGTGGGGCGCCAACCCCGAGTCCCACAAGGACTGA
- a CDS encoding cupin domain-containing protein, with translation MSDAEHVWPFDESEFTEIKPGFRRRVYTGDDMMLTFWRIEEGRGPTPYDNHPDNEQWGIVLKGKLDFRIGSDERKVLGPGDVYWAPKGHDHGDSLFIGDPEHGETWILDIFTPPREEYRNG, from the coding sequence GTGAGCGACGCAGAGCACGTCTGGCCGTTCGACGAGTCCGAGTTCACCGAGATCAAGCCCGGCTTCCGTCGACGCGTCTACACCGGGGACGACATGATGCTGACCTTCTGGCGCATCGAAGAGGGCCGCGGCCCCACCCCGTACGACAACCACCCCGACAACGAGCAGTGGGGCATCGTCCTCAAGGGGAAGCTCGACTTTCGGATCGGCTCGGACGAGCGCAAGGTGCTGGGCCCCGGCGACGTCTACTGGGCGCCCAAGGGCCATGACCACGGCGACAGCCTGTTCATCGGCGACCCCGAGCATGGCGAGACCTGGATTCTCGACATCTTCACCCCGCCGCGGGAGGAGTACCGCAACGGCTGA
- a CDS encoding FadR/GntR family transcriptional regulator, protein MDPIQFAPVSRTTVSEKVRDSLLESIRDGALAPGARFPAERTLCEQFGVARTSVREAVQGLVFLGCVIKRGNRFFVAENLPDVPLGGDDRRKRNISELFEVRQVTEVAIARLAALRASDAERAQIAALAAEFGPGLQLEEFRDLDRRFHLALARACGNPTLHELYRKALDAVFASEDFSSLLDAENNAAAVREVIAESSIAHVRIADAVTSGDPKAAALAAAEHLGEVEKHMIARMF, encoded by the coding sequence ATGGACCCCATCCAGTTCGCTCCCGTCTCCCGCACCACGGTCTCCGAGAAGGTCCGTGACTCGCTGCTGGAGAGCATTCGGGACGGTGCGCTCGCGCCGGGCGCCCGGTTCCCCGCGGAGCGGACGCTGTGCGAACAGTTCGGTGTCGCGCGGACCTCGGTACGGGAGGCGGTCCAGGGACTGGTCTTCCTGGGCTGTGTCATCAAGCGCGGCAACCGCTTCTTCGTCGCCGAGAACCTGCCCGATGTCCCGTTGGGAGGGGATGACCGGCGTAAGCGCAACATCTCGGAACTGTTCGAGGTGCGGCAGGTCACCGAGGTCGCCATCGCGCGACTTGCGGCCCTGCGCGCGAGCGATGCGGAACGCGCCCAGATCGCCGCGCTCGCGGCGGAGTTCGGCCCCGGGCTGCAACTGGAGGAGTTCCGGGACCTCGACCGGAGGTTTCACCTGGCGCTCGCCCGCGCCTGTGGCAACCCCACCCTGCACGAGCTGTACCGCAAGGCGTTGGACGCGGTGTTCGCATCCGAGGACTTCTCCTCGCTGCTGGACGCCGAGAACAACGCGGCGGCGGTCCGCGAGGTGATCGCGGAGTCGTCGATCGCCCATGTCCGCATCGCCGACGCGGTGACCAGCGGTGATCCCAAGGCCGCCGCCCTGGCCGCAGCCGAGCACCTGGGTGAGGTCGAGAAGCACATGATCGCCCGCATGTTCTGA
- a CDS encoding VOC family protein, with amino-acid sequence MAITGMNHAVLYVRDARRTAAFYHEVLGFETIIEGPPGSFVFMRAPASDNHHDIAFFTIGDKATASEAGAKTVGMYHIAWEVPSLEALAEVRERLLKANALKGASDHGANKSLYALDPDGLEFEVMWLVPAEHWGDEAHQAIVRPLDIEAEMRRFAVASGS; translated from the coding sequence ATGGCGATCACCGGCATGAACCACGCGGTCCTCTACGTGCGAGACGCTCGCAGGACCGCCGCTTTCTACCACGAGGTCCTCGGCTTCGAGACCATCATCGAAGGCCCTCCGGGCAGCTTCGTCTTCATGCGCGCACCTGCATCCGACAACCACCACGACATCGCCTTCTTCACCATCGGCGACAAGGCGACGGCGTCCGAGGCGGGCGCCAAGACCGTGGGGATGTACCACATCGCCTGGGAGGTGCCCTCGCTGGAGGCGCTCGCCGAGGTGCGGGAGCGGCTGCTCAAGGCCAATGCCCTCAAGGGCGCCAGCGACCACGGCGCCAACAAGAGCCTCTACGCCCTCGACCCCGACGGGCTGGAGTTCGAGGTCATGTGGCTGGTCCCGGCCGAGCACTGGGGCGATGAGGCCCACCAGGCCATCGTCCGGCCGTTGGACATCGAAGCCGAGATGCGGCGCTTCGCCGTCGCGAGCGGCTCCTGA
- a CDS encoding aldehyde dehydrogenase family protein, translating to MRAATSEQGPDDSSGAEPRLQPGWLSTEPYPQLIGGKEATDGTPQPITDPSTGEQPAHFLAATEQEVEAAIAAARASFDSGVWRRMPGPRKAEVLEAAAAAIRADAPKLAALEALDTGKGVSGALVNDVYEAANAFSYAAAVARTAHGDARRATFPPELLPGGGPQILTVRQPEAAGVVAELLPWNGPLMTGSQRIASALAAGCSIVAKPPVDAVITLVELGRILTAAGLPAGVLNVVLGAGSRVGEKLITDPRIDLISLTGGTDTGRHVMAAAARNLTPVHLELGGKSPVVVFADSDLEQAVGWAMMAAFVNMGEVCVAGSRLLIEESVYDEVIHGVAEAAAHLPIGDALDPSTFIGPLINARHAERVRGYVERAVGSGDAKLIGSPSVPDGLGSTFVAPTVLGGVRRGCELEQEEVFGPVLAAMSFSSEAEAIELANGTSYGLNGTVFTRDLERAFRFADSLDCGEVNVNCHFAPDMNGGRGEPRKSSGFSRTGVDAYTRIKAVNVQVHSG from the coding sequence ATGCGTGCCGCGACGTCCGAACAGGGCCCCGACGACAGCTCCGGCGCCGAGCCCAGGTTGCAGCCCGGCTGGCTCAGCACCGAGCCCTATCCACAGCTGATCGGCGGCAAGGAGGCCACTGACGGCACGCCGCAGCCGATCACCGACCCGTCCACCGGCGAGCAGCCGGCCCACTTCCTCGCCGCCACCGAGCAGGAGGTGGAAGCGGCCATCGCCGCGGCCCGCGCCAGCTTCGACAGCGGCGTCTGGCGGCGGATGCCCGGTCCGCGCAAGGCCGAGGTGCTGGAGGCGGCAGCGGCGGCGATCCGTGCCGACGCGCCCAAGCTGGCCGCGCTGGAGGCGCTCGACACCGGCAAGGGGGTCTCAGGTGCGCTCGTCAACGATGTGTACGAGGCCGCCAACGCCTTCTCGTACGCCGCGGCCGTGGCCCGTACCGCACACGGTGACGCCCGCCGTGCCACCTTCCCGCCTGAGCTGCTGCCGGGCGGCGGTCCGCAGATCCTGACCGTGCGCCAGCCTGAGGCGGCGGGAGTGGTGGCCGAGTTGCTGCCGTGGAACGGTCCGTTGATGACGGGCAGCCAGCGGATCGCATCCGCCCTGGCCGCGGGCTGTTCCATCGTGGCGAAGCCCCCCGTGGACGCCGTGATCACCCTGGTGGAGCTCGGGCGCATCCTCACCGCGGCCGGACTGCCCGCAGGTGTCCTCAATGTGGTGCTGGGCGCAGGCAGCAGGGTCGGCGAGAAGCTGATCACCGACCCGAGGATCGATCTGATCAGCCTGACGGGCGGCACCGACACGGGCCGTCATGTGATGGCCGCAGCCGCCCGCAATCTGACCCCGGTCCATCTGGAGCTCGGTGGCAAGTCACCGGTCGTGGTCTTCGCCGACTCCGATCTGGAGCAGGCCGTGGGTTGGGCGATGATGGCCGCCTTCGTGAACATGGGCGAGGTCTGTGTCGCGGGCAGCCGGCTGCTGATCGAGGAGTCCGTCTACGACGAGGTGATCCATGGGGTCGCCGAGGCGGCGGCCCATCTCCCGATCGGGGATGCGCTCGACCCCTCGACCTTCATCGGGCCGCTGATCAACGCACGGCACGCCGAGCGGGTGCGCGGCTATGTGGAGCGGGCCGTAGGGTCCGGCGACGCCAAGCTGATCGGCTCCCCGTCGGTACCGGACGGCCTCGGTTCCACCTTTGTGGCGCCCACCGTCCTCGGAGGTGTGCGCAGGGGCTGTGAGCTGGAGCAGGAGGAGGTCTTCGGGCCGGTGCTTGCGGCGATGTCGTTCAGCTCCGAGGCCGAGGCGATCGAGCTCGCCAACGGCACCAGCTACGGCCTGAACGGCACCGTCTTCACCCGCGACCTGGAGCGTGCCTTCCGCTTCGCCGACTCCTTGGACTGTGGCGAGGTCAATGTCAACTGCCACTTTGCGCCAGATATGAACGGCGGCCGTGGCGAGCCCCGCAAGTCGAGCGGATTCTCCCGTACCGGGGTCGACGCATACACCCGGATCAAGGCCGTGAACGTACAGGTGCACAGCGGGTGA